A window of the Catharus ustulatus isolate bCatUst1 chromosome 23, bCatUst1.pri.v2, whole genome shotgun sequence genome harbors these coding sequences:
- the LOC117006311 gene encoding uncharacterized protein LOC117006311: MLRMPVAEGATAAAAGRARNAAGAFQARQGQAIALPAAAAAPAAPAHSRFRHLCSLAAATCFLPLPHSANTQLALAMHLAHLILTVFLAQLLVASGRAQVLQEPFLETTEGIGINISCSHPSKLSGDYIHFYRQLPGQSPELLALAARNSKDVPDIAGKLSVSADGQSNALWLGQPRRRDAAVYYCALVARAEEPGLRPGTNRGGRGPQGPGAQRRPLPAGGAAAPPAGPQAAPQLLQCPEPAHSDSAQPATHRTLIDIACVIERKAIS; encoded by the exons ATGCTCCGAATGccagtggctgagggagccacggcggctgctgctggacgAGCGAGAAACGCAGCAGGAGCATTTCAGGCACGGCAAGGACAGGCcattgctctgcctgctgccgctgctgctcccgctgctcccGCACACAGTCGTTTCCGGCACCTCTGTTCTCTCGCCGCTGCGACGtgctttctgcctcttcctcactCAGCAAACACGCAGCTTGCTCTCGCCATGCACCTCGCACATCTCATCCTCACCgtcttcctggcacagctcctgg tggcttcaggcagagcccaggtgctgcaggagccatTCCTGGAGACCACCGAGGGCATCGGAATAAACatcagctgctcccaccccagcaaACTGAGCGGCGATTACATCCATTTCTACCGTCAGCTCCCGGGCCAAAGCCCCGAACTCCTGGCACTCGCTGCTAGAAATTCCAAGGATGTGCCGGACATAGCAGGAAAGTTGTCAGTGTCAGCGGACGGGCAGAGCAACGCGCTGTGGCTCGGGCAACCCCGGCGCCGGGACGCGGCCGTGTATTACTGCGCGCTGGTGGCACGGGCAGaggagccggggctgcggccgggCACGaaccggggcgggcggggcccgcAGGGGCCGGGGGCACAGCGCCGCCCGCTgccagcagggggcgctgccGCTCCGCCCGCCGGGCCCCAGGCGGCTCCGCAGCTCCTTCAGTGCCCCGAGCCCGCGCACAGCGACAGCGCCCAGCCCGCCACG
- the LOC117006396 gene encoding feather keratin Cos1-2 codes for MSCYSPCRPCQPCGPTPLANSCNEPCVRQCQDSTVAIQPSPVVVTLPGPILSSFPQNTVVGSSTSAAVGNILSCDGVPINSGGFDLSCITNRYGGSRCRPC; via the coding sequence ATGTCCTGCTACAGCCCGTgccggccctgccagccctgtggccccaccccgctggccaacagctgcaatgagccctgtgtcaggcagtgccaggactccACCGTGGCCATCCAGCCCTCGCCTGTGgtggtgaccctgcctggccccatcctcagctccttcccccagaacaccgtggtgggatcctccacctctgctgctgttggcaacATCCTCAGCTGTGACGGAGTGCCCATCAACTCTGGGGGCTTTGACCTCTCCTGCATCACCAACCGCTATGGTGGCAGCAGATGTCGTCCCTGCTAA
- the LOC117006469 gene encoding LOW QUALITY PROTEIN: feather keratin Cos1-1/Cos1-3/Cos2-1-like (The sequence of the model RefSeq protein was modified relative to this genomic sequence to represent the inferred CDS: deleted 2 bases in 1 codon; substituted 1 base at 1 genomic stop codon), giving the protein MSLLGNCYLCKGPLVLRQXKAGIKGSPSLCSLIHFSCFLLLGNQVHLQPQAMSCNTQCRPCQPCGPTPLANSCNEPCVRQCQNSTVVIEPPAVVVTLPGPILSSFPQNTVVGSSTSAAVGNILSCDGVPINSGGFDLSCITRRYGGNRSRPC; this is encoded by the exons ATGAGTTTGCTGGGAAATTGTTACCTCTGCAAAGGC CCCCTGGTCCTGCGGCAGTGAAAGGCAGGTATAAAAGGCAGCCCAAGTCTCTGCTCTCTCATCCACTTCTCTTGCTTCCTTCTACTTGGGAACCAG GTGCACCTGCAACCTCAAGCCATGTCCTGCAACACCCAGTGccgtccctgccagccctgtggtcccaccccgctggccaacagctgcaatgagCCCTGTGTCAGGCAATGCCAGAACTCCACTGTTGTCATTGAGCCGCCTGCTGTGgtggtgaccctgcctggccccatcctcagctccttcccccagaacaccgtggtgggatcctccacctctgctgctgttggcaacATCCTGAGCTGTGACGGAGTGCCCATCAACTCTGGGGGCTTTGACCTCTCCTGCATCACCAGGCGCTACGGTGGCAACCGATCTCGTCCCTGCTaa
- the LOC117006550 gene encoding olfactory receptor 6F1, with protein sequence MLSISQGDHDNLGKMVHEKMSFGSFPQANLTDLSIWKDTANGTSVEEFILLGFPGTWQFRVSFVVLFALMYTLTVIGNASIIALVWRSSNLHSPMYFFLCNLSFLEIWYTTGVVPKAIGVMLGTSLTISFSACILQLFFLLSLGSTECFLLSVMAYDRYLAICYPLRYCSLMNSILSVRLALSSWLGGFLAISLLAFLTSRLTFCGPDVINHFLCDIDSCLALSCSDTWPVELATFLISIIVVVASCVVTLVSYMYIISSILRIQSAHGRKKAFSTCSAHLSVVTIWYGSTIFLYVKPSAQNSLDVNKIVNTFNTVVTPLLNPFIYTLRNKEVKLALGRAFRKK encoded by the exons ATGCTCTCCATTAGCCAAGGGGACCATGACAACCTTGGGAAGATGGTGCACGAGAAAATGTCATTTGGATCATTTCCACAGGCAAATCTG acTGACCTCAGCATTTGGAAGGACACAGCAAATGGGACAAGTGTGGAAGAATTCATCCTTCTTGGCTTCCCAGGCACATGGCAATTCCGAGTCTCCTTTGTGGTGCTATTTGCACTGATGTACACCCTGACTGTAATAGGCAATGCATCCATTATAGCCCTTGTGTGGAGAAGCAGCAACCTACACAGCCCAATGTACTTTTTCCTATGTAATCTCTCCTTTCTGGAGATCTGGTACACTACAGGTGTTGTTCCCAAAGCCATAGGAGTTATGCTGGGGACTAGCCTGACCATCTCCTTCAGTGCCTGCATCCTCCAGttattctttcttctctctctagGCTCCACTGAGTGTTTTCTCCTGTCTGTCATGGCCTATGACCGCTACTTAGCCATATGCTACCCCCTGAGGTACTGCTCCCTCATGAACAGCATCCTCTCTGTTCGGCTGGcactcagctcctggctgggaggcTTTTTGGCTATTTCCCTGCTGGCCTTTCTGACATCCAGGCTGACTTTCTGTGGGCCAGATGTCATCAATCATTTTCTATGTGATATAGATTCCTGCCTTGCCCTTTCCTGCAGTGATACATGGCCTGTGGAGCTTGCAACTTTCCTCATCTCTATAATTGTTGTGGTGGCCTCCTGTGTGGTCACGTTGGTCTCCTACATGTACATAATTTCTTCCATCCTGCGGATCCAGTCAGCCCATGGCCGGAAAAAGGCCTTTTCCACCTGCTCTGCCCATCTCAGTGTCGTCACAATCTGGTATGGCTCCACCATTTTCCTGTATGTCAAGCCATCAGCCCAGAACTCCCTGGATGTGAACAAAATTGTGAATACCTTTAACACAGTGGTAACTCCTTTGTTGAACCCCTTCATTTACACACTCAGAAACAAAGAGGTGAAGCTCGCTCTGGGACGGGCTTTTCGGAAAAAGTGA
- the LOC117006546 gene encoding feather keratin Cos1-1/Cos1-3/Cos2-1-like, giving the protein MSCNTQCRPCQPCGPTPLANSCNECCVRQCQDSTVVIEPPAVVVTLPGPILSSFPQNTVVGSSTSAAVGNILSCDGVPINSGGFDLSCITRRYGGRRGLPC; this is encoded by the coding sequence ATGTCCTGCAACACCCAGTGccgtccctgccagccctgtggtcccaccccgctggccaacagctgcaatgagtgctgtgtcaggcagtgccaggactccACCGTTGTCATTGAACCGCCTGCTGTGGTGGTGACCCTGCCcggccccatcctcagctccttcccccagaacactgttgtgggatcctccacctctgctgctgttggcaacATCCTGAGCTGTGATGGAGTGCCCATCAACTCTGGGGGCTTTGACCTCTCCTGCATCACCAGGCGCTACGGTGGAAGGAGGGGCCTCCCTTGCTAA